In Kwoniella dejecticola CBS 10117 chromosome 4, complete sequence, one genomic interval encodes:
- a CDS encoding histidinol-phosphate transaminase: MPILGLKSPGPSKPSHFSLEPLIRPNILALQPYRCARDDYSAGVLLDANENAIGPSLPSLAKRGPNAEPGPVAAQTLSLLSEDELASLNRYPSPTHDDLKRAIAKFRGVPNEEWVFLGVGSDEVIDMLYRVLCVPGKDRVMTCPPTYGMYKVTANVNDVGVLEVPLVTENGAFQLDEQAMNAAFKANPDLKMLFICSPGNPTGTLIPLDVIKRVLENPLFKGVVVVDEAYIDFAPEDNSAADLVNEYANVCVTQTLGYLLAPPPLIQILTNTKAPYNVSLPTASLALSALSIEGIATMSLAVATLNQNRKTLIESLSNVKGVGRIMGGNHANFVLCEILDDEGNPSNQRAVEVYKTMAESRGVVVRFRGTERGCEGCLRITVGTEEECREAVKQISALLE; the protein is encoded by the exons ATGCCGATCCTCGGTCTCAAGTCCCCTGGCCCCTCCAAACCGTCTCACTTCTCCCTCGAACCCCTTATTCGTCCCAACATCCTCGCCCTTCAACCATACCGATGTGCGCGAGATGATTATTCAGCAGGTGTACTCTTAGACGCCAATGAGAACGCCATCGGCCCCTCTCTACCGTCTCTCGCCAAACGAGGACCAAACGCTGAACCTGGACCCGTTGCCGCTCAGACACTTTCCCTATTGTCGGAAGACGAACTCGCTAGTCTCAACAGATACCCTTCGCCCACCCACGATGATCTGAAAAGGGCTATAGCTAAATTCAGAGGCGTGCCCAACGAGGAATGGGTCTTCTTGGGTGTTGGAAGTGATGAGGTCATCGACATGCTATATAGAGTGCTCTGTGTGCCGGGTAAAGATCGAGTCATGACTTGCCCCCCAACATACGGAATGTACAAAGTCACCGCCAATGTGAACGATGTAGGAGTGCTGGAAGTGCCGTTAGTGACCGAGAACGGAGCATTCCAGCTCGACGAGCAAGCC ATGAACGCGGCGTTCAAAGCCAATCCAGATCTCAAGATGCTCTTCATCTGCTCGCCCGGAAATCCAACCGGTACTCTGATCCCCCTCGATGTGATAAAACGGGTGCTTGAGAACCCCCTTTTCAAAGGGGTAGTCGTCGTGGACGAGGCTTACATCGACTTTGCGCCCGAAGACAACAGCGCAGCTGATTTAGTAAACGAATATGCCAATGTCTGCGTCACACAGAC ACTTGGTTATCTActtgctcctcctccgcttATCCAGATTCTCACCAATACCAAAGCACCTTACAACGTCTCCTTACCGACCGCCTCCCTCGCCTTGTCTGCGCTCTCAATCGAAGGTATCGCAACCATGTCTCTCGCTGTAGCGACTCTCAACCAAAATCGAAAGACCCTCATCGAGTCACTGTCCAACGTCAAGGGTGTAGGCCGCATAATGGGAGGCAATCACGCCAACTTCGTCCTGTGCGAGATATTAGACGACGAGGGTAATCCGAGCAACCAAAGAGCCGTGGAGGTGTACAAGACCATGGCCGAGTCCAGGGGAGTTGTGGTCCGATTCCGTGGGACTGAGCGGGGCTGCGAAGGTTGCCTAAGGATAACGGTAGGAACCGAGGAGGAATGTCGAGAAGCCGTCAAGCAGATCTCTGCGTTGCTGGAATAG